ACAAATTCAGATCCTACTCAAGTAGATTTTCCTATACCTGGTAATGATGATGCAACGAAATCGATTGCGTTAATTACAAGAATTATTACAGCAGCAATTTCTGAAGGCTTAAGTGAAAGAAAAGCACAGAAAGATGAGCAAGAGAAAGAAGAACCTCAAGTAGAGGAAGAAGTAAAGGAAAGAAAATTTAGGAAACGTACTGTTAAAAACAAAGAATAATAATGGGTATTACAGCTGCTGATATAGCAAAACTGAGAAAAACAACCGGTGCCGGAATGATGGATTGTAAGAAGGCACTTAATGAAACAAATGGCGATTTTGAAAAAGCCATTGATTTTTTAAGAAAGCAGGGGAAGAAAATTTCAGCCAAACGTGCTGATCGTGACGCCACTGAAGGAGTAGTCATTGCGTTAACATCAGATGATAATAAAAAAGGTGTTGTCGTTGAATTGAATTGTGAAACTGATTTTGTAGCCAAAAATGCAGATTATGTTGATTTTGCTACAAAAATTGCTCAAACGGCATTAGAGAATACTCCAGCTACTTTAGATGAGCTAAAATCATTAAGTATAAATGATATCAAAGTATCTGATTTATTAGATGAGCAAATTGGTAAAATTGGTGAGAAGATTGAATTGTCAAATTATCATCTTATCAATGGTGATTTTGTTGTTCCTTATATTCATATAGGAAATAAAATTGGCGTTTTAGTTAATTTGAATAAAGCTGGAAGTGAAGATTTTATTAATGCCGGTAAGGATGTTGCCATGCAAGTTGCTGCAATGAATCCAGTTGCATTAAATAAGGAAAGCGTTTCACAATCAGTTATCGATCGTGAATTAGAAATAGCCAAAGAGCAAATTAAGAAAGAGGGCAAGCCTGAAGCAATTGCTGATAAAATTGCTCAAGGTAAATTAAACAAATTCTTCAAAGAAAATACCTTGTTAGAACAGGATTTCGTGAAAGATTCATCGAAAACAGTTTCTCAGTTTTTAGGTCAGCTTGACAAAGAATTAACGGTTAAAGAATTTGTTAGAGTAGCATTGGGATCCTGATTTTTAGGATAGCTTAGTGTGAAATTATTTGAAACCCTTTATTTTTGTTAGCAGAAATAAAGGGTTTTTATATTAATTAGAATACAAATGAAGTACAAAAGAGTTCTCCTTAAACTAAGTGGTGAAGTTTTAGGAGGTTCCAAAGGCTTTGGGATCTCTGCAGAAGCTTTGGCTTTTTATAGTTCCGAAATTAAAAAGGCAGTAGATGCTGGAACTGAAATTTCGCTTGTTATTGGCGGAGGAAATATATTCCGCGGTGCAGACCTGGTTGATAACGGATTTAGTGATCCAATTAAAGGTGACTATATGGGTATGTTGGCTACCGTGATTAATGGTATTGCCCTTCAAACAGCCTTCGAGAAAGCTGGAATTAAAACAAAGCTGATTACTGCTTCGCATATTGATAAAGTAGGAGAGATGTATCATCAGGATAAAGTGAACAGCTATTTAAAGGAAGGCTTTACTTTAATTTTTACAGGAGGTACCGGTAATCCATTATTTACAACCGACTCTGCAGCTGCTATGCGAGCCATAGAAATAGGTGCAGATGTTTTAATGAAAGCCACCAAAGTGGATGGTGTTTATGATGCTGATCCTATCCATAACAAAAATGCCAAACGATTTGAAACAATTGGTTTCGATGAGGTTTTAAAACGACAATTAAAAATAATGGATCTTACTGCATTTGCCTTGTGCAGCGAGAATAAAATGCCCATTTTAGTATATAATTCTGCTGTGGAAGGGAATTTACTTCGCAGTATTGAAAAAGGCGATATAGGAACAATTATTAGTTAATAAAATAAAAAAAATACGTATGCCCTATTTATTTACATCAGAGTCCGTTTCCGAAGGACATCCAGATAAGGTTTCAGATCAGATTTCTGATGCTTTGCTTGATAGCTTTTTAAAAATAGATCCTAACTCCAAAGTAGCTTGTGAAACATTTGTAACAACAGGTTTGGTTGTTGCCGGTGGTGAAGTAAGAACTCAAGGATATGTGGAGATACAGGATATTGTACGCAAAGTTGTTAAGGATATTGGTTATACCAAAGCAGAGTATCAATTTGATTCAAATTCCTGTGGAATTATCAGTACAATTCATTCACAATCGGACGACATATACCGTGGTGTTGATCGTGGAGATGACGAAAAGCAAGGAGCTGGCGATCAGGGAATGATGTTCGGCTATGCTTGTACTGAAATGGACAATTACATGCCTATTCCAATTGAGTTGTCTCACATGCTCGTACAGGAGCTTGCAGCTATCCGAAAGGAAGGCAAAAAGATGAAATATCTGCGTCCAGATTCAAAGTCTCAGGTAACTGTTGAATATAGCGATAACAATAAGCCTTTGCGTATTCATACAATTGTTGTTTCAACGCAACATGACGATTTTGATCAGGATGATAAAATGCAGCAAAGAATCAAGGAAGATGTCGAGAAAATTCTCATTCCCCGAGTTAAGAAACTTTGCCCGAACAGAGTAAAACGACTATTCAATAAAGATGTAATCCTACATGTAAATCCAACCGGTAATTTTGTTATTGGCGGTCCTCATGGAGATACCGGATTAACAGGACGAAAGATTATTGTTGACACCTATGGTGGACGTGGAGCTCATGGAGGAGGTGCGTTTTCAGGAAAAGATCCTTCTAAAGTAGACCGTTCAGCAGCTTATGCTACGCGTCATATTGCAAAAAACATGGTGGCTGCTGGTGTTTGTGAAGAAATACTTGTACAGGTTGCTTACGCTATTGGTGTTGCAGAACCTGTTGGCATTTATGTAAATACAAATGGAACCTGCAAGCTTAAAGGTGAAAATGGCAAAAAATTAAAAGATGGTGTAATAGCTGAGAGAATTAAAAATGTATTCGACCTCAAACCATCTGCAATCATTAAACGTTTTGGATTAAAAGATCCGATTTATCAGCCAACTGCAGCTTATGGACATTTTGGACGAGATGTTTTTGAAAAAGAGGTAACTGTTTATTACGATCCTTCAAATCCACAACCTCAAGGAAATTGTTACGAGAAAAGTTATACGAAAAAAATTGAGTTTTTTGGTTGGGAAAAACTTGATTATGTAGAAGCTATTCAGAAAGAATTTGGATTGTAAATTGAAATATAAACTAAGCATGCCTGTTTTCCTATCTAGGATTTCAGGCATTTTTTTTAACTTTTATTCTTTGTTATTCGCAAAATAATGATAAAATTTCGTGTTTTCAGAAATTAGAATCTGATATGAATTATAAATTTTTGATTAAACAAGGTCCAACATTTCATGGATGGAATTCATTTTTTGGTGTGTTTATCATGCTGATTGGTGGTATCTTATTTTCAAATGTATTTGCTGATATGGGATTTGTATCTGTAATTCGTAAAGTTAGTGGGATTTTGGTTTTTGCCATTGGTTTACAGTTATTCCTTTTCATACAGGGTGTAATCCTTGATTCAAAATCAAAAAGATTGAAAATATATTACTTTCTTTTTTTTCGTTTAGGATATTGGATTGATATTTCAACTTTTGATTGTTTTGAGATTGAGAAATACGAAAGTGCTGAAACACGAGGTGTTGTAACTGCTTTTGCAACGGTTCGAACCAAATACTACGATCTCTACCTCACCAAAACTGGTCATAGTGATAGAATTCTTTTAAAATCTTGTGCCTCAATAGAATATGCAGAGGCTTTAAGGGATGAAATTGAAGCTTATTTAGAAATGAAGGGCTGATTTAATTCCTTTTGGCTAATTGATATATTAACCTGAGTAGGGGTTAAGAATTAAATATTTGTTAACCCGAACTTAGGTTATAAAGAATATTCCATATTTTAGTAGCTTGAGAAGATAATCTTCTTAAGTTAAACTTCCTCACTTTATGAAAAGCAACTATTTTCTCACGCACATATTTCTTCTGCTTTGTCTTTCACTATTTTCTCTGAATGTTTATGCCAACGATTTTCCTGTTGTGTTTGGTGAAGTTCAGCATGCTGAGTTTACAGCTTCCGAGTTTGAGATAGAACAAAAAGCATCCGCAATTGTGTTGTGCGATTTTGGACAATGTGCAGTTACCGAAAATGGTCAGTCAGTTATTGTAACCAAGCATATACGGATTAAAATCCTTAAAAGCACCGGATATGATTGGGCAGATGTTGAAATCCCTATTTATGAGAGTATGAAATTGAAAGAGATTCAAGCATGTACATATAATCTTATTAAGGGTGAAATTCAAAAAACGGAACTCAGTAAAAAAATGATACTTCACGAGGATTATCTGGATGGGATTGAGATTTTGAAATTTGCTTTTCCTAATATCAAAAGAGGATCAATCATCGAATATCAATATTCATTCGAACTCTTCAGGATTTCCGGACTATGGTCTTGGACCTTTCCTAAAAGCATTCCTGTAAAGCATAGCGAGTTTTGGGTGCAATATCCGTTTGAGTTTAAGTATAAAGTAAATAAGACCGCAGAAAACCTGTTCTATCACAACGAGCTGATGTCTAATGAATGGTATTTTAACAAATTTGGTCCATCCATATTTCATCGGTTTATTGCAGTTTTTCAAAGTCCTTATGAAACAGAGCCTTATGTAAATAGCAAGTATAACTTTATGGCAGGTGTCGAATTTCATTTAGATAATATTGATCTGCCAGGAGTTTCTTCAAGCCATTTTATCTATTCTTTTAATAAAATAAGTAAAGATCTAACTGAAAGCTTTTATTTTGGGAAAAAGCTCGGGTCAAAAAAGTTCATAAGAGATGCTGTTGCTGAAGTTGTTTCTTCCAGCGATAGCCAATTAGAGAAAATTGAAAAAATTCGGGATCACTTAACAAAACGGTTAAGGTGGAATGGAGAAAACAGGATGACTACGAAAAAATCTCTTGCAAAAACGTATAGAGAGGGTGAAGGCTCATCTGCTGATATCAACCTACTGCTTATTCAATTTTTACAAGATGCAGGAGTGGATGCCTTTCCGCTTGTTCTTAGTACAAGAAGCAGGGGGACAATTGATCGGAATTTTGCAAAATCTGATAGATTGAATTATGTGCTTGCCTATGTTGAGACAAAATATGGTCACTTACTTTTGGATGCTACTGATAGGTTTTTACCCTATAATATGCTCCCTCGAAAATGTCTGAACGGTGAAGGCTGGTTGATACTTGATGTTAAAGGGGAATGGATTTCTTTAGGCGAAGATGAAAAAAACAGTATTTCTACACAAATTAAATTATCGATTGATGAGAATGAAAAGCTAAATGGATACTACAAAAGGAAATTCAAAGGTTATGATGCTGCAAGATTAAGAGAAAGAATATATTTGGATGGTGAGGAAAAACTTGAGCAATCGTATAAAGATTTTTTCGGGAATTGGGATATTCATGATTTCCAAATTCAAAACCCTGATAATCTGAATGAAGAAATAATTGTTGAGTTTGCTTTTGAAACAGCAGATGATATTATTAATGCAAACAATTATAAATATATTAATCCTTTTTTGAAAAATGAAGGTATTAGCAATCCGTTTTCTGCTAAAGAAAGATATTCAGATATCAATTTTGCCTGTTTGCAAGAACATCAATATTTTATCGAATTGGAAATTCCAGAGAATTATAGCATTTATGA
The Bacteroidota bacterium genome window above contains:
- a CDS encoding elongation factor Ts, which gives rise to MGITAADIAKLRKTTGAGMMDCKKALNETNGDFEKAIDFLRKQGKKISAKRADRDATEGVVIALTSDDNKKGVVVELNCETDFVAKNADYVDFATKIAQTALENTPATLDELKSLSINDIKVSDLLDEQIGKIGEKIELSNYHLINGDFVVPYIHIGNKIGVLVNLNKAGSEDFINAGKDVAMQVAAMNPVALNKESVSQSVIDRELEIAKEQIKKEGKPEAIADKIAQGKLNKFFKENTLLEQDFVKDSSKTVSQFLGQLDKELTVKEFVRVALGS
- a CDS encoding UMP kinase yields the protein MKYKRVLLKLSGEVLGGSKGFGISAEALAFYSSEIKKAVDAGTEISLVIGGGNIFRGADLVDNGFSDPIKGDYMGMLATVINGIALQTAFEKAGIKTKLITASHIDKVGEMYHQDKVNSYLKEGFTLIFTGGTGNPLFTTDSAAAMRAIEIGADVLMKATKVDGVYDADPIHNKNAKRFETIGFDEVLKRQLKIMDLTAFALCSENKMPILVYNSAVEGNLLRSIEKGDIGTIIS
- a CDS encoding methionine adenosyltransferase, with the translated sequence MPYLFTSESVSEGHPDKVSDQISDALLDSFLKIDPNSKVACETFVTTGLVVAGGEVRTQGYVEIQDIVRKVVKDIGYTKAEYQFDSNSCGIISTIHSQSDDIYRGVDRGDDEKQGAGDQGMMFGYACTEMDNYMPIPIELSHMLVQELAAIRKEGKKMKYLRPDSKSQVTVEYSDNNKPLRIHTIVVSTQHDDFDQDDKMQQRIKEDVEKILIPRVKKLCPNRVKRLFNKDVILHVNPTGNFVIGGPHGDTGLTGRKIIVDTYGGRGAHGGGAFSGKDPSKVDRSAAYATRHIAKNMVAAGVCEEILVQVAYAIGVAEPVGIYVNTNGTCKLKGENGKKLKDGVIAERIKNVFDLKPSAIIKRFGLKDPIYQPTAAYGHFGRDVFEKEVTVYYDPSNPQPQGNCYEKSYTKKIEFFGWEKLDYVEAIQKEFGL
- a CDS encoding DUF3857 domain-containing protein, producing the protein MKSNYFLTHIFLLLCLSLFSLNVYANDFPVVFGEVQHAEFTASEFEIEQKASAIVLCDFGQCAVTENGQSVIVTKHIRIKILKSTGYDWADVEIPIYESMKLKEIQACTYNLIKGEIQKTELSKKMILHEDYLDGIEILKFAFPNIKRGSIIEYQYSFELFRISGLWSWTFPKSIPVKHSEFWVQYPFEFKYKVNKTAENLFYHNELMSNEWYFNKFGPSIFHRFIAVFQSPYETEPYVNSKYNFMAGVEFHLDNIDLPGVSSSHFIYSFNKISKDLTESFYFGKKLGSKKFIRDAVAEVVSSSDSQLEKIEKIRDHLTKRLRWNGENRMTTKKSLAKTYREGEGSSADINLLLIQFLQDAGVDAFPLVLSTRSRGTIDRNFAKSDRLNYVLAYVETKYGHLLLDATDRFLPYNMLPRKCLNGEGWLILDVKGEWISLGEDEKNSISTQIKLSIDENEKLNGYYKRKFKGYDAARLRERIYLDGEEKLEQSYKDFFGNWDIHDFQIQNPDNLNEEIIVEFAFETADDIINANNYKYINPFLKNEGISNPFSAKERYSDINFACLQEHQYFIELEIPENYSIYDIPESMVKILPDKGGQLLFNVTSINNKITILHKLRITNVNIPVDQYLGLKKLYQYSADKQAQMIILEKTN